The following are encoded together in the Scyliorhinus torazame isolate Kashiwa2021f chromosome 6, sScyTor2.1, whole genome shotgun sequence genome:
- the LOC140424768 gene encoding uncharacterized protein, whose product MLVSSCCPKLTCVWEQIVRGKVYLTQIINRRSQSAAKHRQSSSIEDNSLLMDISELEEQYDSIRQKQKEKTHVVFRTGKSKHAEGDFFKLQVKTVSVNCTVRKPKAFEERLPVNNVTLDFPNKDYTQEGETPWRTHLDIHRVVQMQNVGQKSHLQESKELVDRNQQLGSMRQNVPLTKGIIESCNYKRANGEATTHVACKPKELKAIHSFTNHNHCIPKINKRFSFPNERSNIWASKNGLLTKIAPVATRGDYYPFPQMKTPRKSDTAKSLGLYAKY is encoded by the exons ATGCTGGTCTCCAGCTGTTGTCCAAAGCTAACCTGCGTATGGGAACAGATTGTTCGGGGGAAGGTGTACCTGACTCAAATAATCAACAGGCGTAGCCAGTCTGCAGCCAAACACAGGCAGAGCAGCAGCATAGAAGACAACTCACTCCTGATGGATATCAGTGAACTGGAAGAACAGTACGACTCCATacgacagaaacagaaagagaagaCCCACGTTGTTTTTAGAACAG GTAAAAGTAAACATGCAGAGGGGGATTTCTTCAAGCTCCAAGTCAAAACTGTGTCAGTCAACTGCACAGTAAGAAAACCAAAGGCATTTGAAGAACGGCTTCCTGTTAACAATGTCACGCTTGACTTTCCAAACAAAGATTACACCCAGGAAGGTGAAACTCCTTGGCGCACACATCTAGATATCCATCGTGTGGTGCAGATGCAGAATGTGGGTCAAAAGAGTCACTTGCAGGAAAGCAAGGAGCTTGTTGATCGAAATCAACAACTAGGTTCAATGAGACAAAACGTTCCTCTCACCAAAGGTATAATAGAGTCATGTAACTATAAAAGAGCCAATGGTGAAGCAACAACCCATGTAGCCTGCAAACCCAAGGAATTAAAGGCAATTCACTCTTTTACCAACCATAATCACTGCATACCTAAGATCAATAAAAGATTTTCATTTCCAAATGAGAGATCAAACATATGGGCAAGCAAAAATGGGCTTCTCACTAAAATCGCACCCGTCGCCACAAGAGGGGATTATTACCCATTCCCTCAGATGAAAACTCCAAGGAAGTCTGACACTGCCAAGAGCCTTGGTTTATATGCCAAGTATTAA